Within Hydra vulgaris chromosome 02, alternate assembly HydraT2T_AEP, the genomic segment CAGTGCTTTTACTATTTCCACatcaaaatatgtaaataagtttaattagATCCTAAGTGCTTTGCGCTTTTGCCGTCGTTGAACTCACTTAATTATGTTGCAGGATAAAATAATAACCTCAAAGTCTTTTTCACTTGCTGTTATATCTAATGTTTGCTCCTCGTCGTCATGGGTCATACTGTAATTCATTTTTGGATTCTTTTTACCTACAtcattttacactttttaacgTTCAACTTTGCCAACCAGATATCCGTCCATTTTACTAACTCAATAATGTCGTTTTGCAATGACTCGTGATCTTCgatatcttttataaatttatttactttactgTAATCTGCgtataatttcaatttaaaaattgaactaGATCATTCACAAATATCAGTAACAATAAAGGACCAAGCGCAGAAGCTTGTGGTACCCTACCAAAATCTCTTGCCACGGTGACACATATTCACCTATCATGACTCTTTCTTTTCTTTCCTTTAAAAAAGACGATATCCAATCAAAAAGCATACCCTTAATGCCATATGTATATGTTAAATGCCATATATAATGCTTCACACTTTTCAACAGTTGTTTATGTGAGACTTCATCAAAGGCTTTGGCAAAATCCATATAAATCATATCCAATACTATACCATTACTCGTACCTGCTGTTAAAATGTCTGTTTCTCGTAAATTTGTTACTCGCgcttttttctttacaaaaccATACTGATTTTTTGATAGCAATTTGTTTTCCAAAAATTGAGTCATTATCGCTCCTCTTATAATTGCTTCCGTAACTTTGCATATTATAAATGATGGTGGTATATCACTATATCcgtatttaatataatataaccgTATCGATACAAATCTATAGTTGAGCGTTTCTGTTGTTTTTCCATTCTTGAATATTGGCGTAGTATTTGCTTCTTTCCATTTGCTTGGAAATTTcctgttttaattaattttaggtAAATTGAATTGCGACACTTCTTGAACAATAGACGTTCAGAAAATCCATTTTTTGTTGAACTGCCTCATTTGTTATAACATTAATCCAatcctatttaaaaatttttgtaatttgtagtTCAAACCCCCGAATTTCGCCATGCTCTTCCGAAAAAAACCGATTgaaattgtttgtttaatatattgACAATATCATGCTTGACAGCTGTGAGAACATGTGCATGGTTTTTTATTCATAGTATTTTACCAATGTTTTTTACCAATGTTATTTCACTTGACGGGTTTCGTCAAGTAAAGTAACACGGCGGCTTTCTGCAATAAATTTTGTGTTTGCCTTGTTTCGTTCTCATATTTGACTATAGATTGCGCCACATTTCATACTCATCAACTCCAGCGTTCCTGTCGTTCAGATTTGTTGTGAGAGAGTATCtacagtttttgaaattaatattatttttaacaaaaaaattgttttattactgTTTTAACATGCTGACTTATGgctaatttggtttaaaaaattcatagcAGAAGTAAATCCAATGATGAACGCGAAACAAAATGAAAACGAGGTGTTGTAAATAAAGATACGTATAAAGGTATTAGAAAAGCaagagtaaaaaattaataatgcgCAAACTACAAAGATGATCTTGTTAGTGGTAAATCTACAAAGACGACCTTGTTACTGGTAAATCTATTACTGATGAACTAGTGTGCAACTCCGAAAACACGGTTCacaaattgtaatatttttgaatgttgATCAATTCACAATGTCAAAATGaactttacaacttttttttgttgttgattgaAATCATATATAAATGATTCAGGAATTTTTTCGGTGTAAAAACGAACATTGTGAATAACTacaatcaagtttaaaattaattctgaaaaaaattgtttttatctaaGATAGTTCATACCCCCAAAAAAAGTTCCAaggaaaactaattattttaagtgCTGACTTTATTTGAGGTGTTGCTATCTACATCAAGCGTGATCTAGTCGTGAATGAGGTATCTGATCGTCATCTTAGAGAGATCTTAAACAACAGCAAATCCGAGCAAATATGGTGTGAAATTAAAATCGGTAACAAAATTGTTCTTATTGGTTGTGTCTATAGACCACCTTTATCgcatataaatgatataaataaaacaactatattggCTAAGCAAGCTGTTGATAGAAAAGCGTATAGTTGTATGTTACTTGCAGGTGATTTTAACTTTCCGGATATCAAATGGCACGATGATGACAGGATCGAATTATTAAGTGTTCAAAATAGTGCGGCAAGTGTTTTTCTTGATACTTTAGCTAATCATAACCTAGAAAAATTCGTCGATTTCTCAACATTCGAAGCATCTATTggtaaagcaaaaaatattttgggtttaattattacaaacttAACAACTAGAGTAATCAACTTATCTAGCTCTTTGTCGTTATGTAATTCGTCGCAAGGTTATCGCATATTGAGATGGGATTATGTCGTCCTTTCTAAAAATGAGATTTctttctcaaacaaaaattatgactttAATAAAGGTGACTATATAAATTTCGGTAAAAATATTATGGAAACTAACTGGAagcaattatttgaaaataaaaacactaatgAGTGCTATGAACTTTTCTGCAATAAGTATGATAAACTCAGCAAGCAATTTATTCCGTTAAAAAAAGTCCATACCACTATTAATACGCCGTGGATGAATAAGTAGGTACTGgctataataaagaaaaaaacaacaactgggTAACTACTTACCTGCGACTAACTGGCGATTAGCGACACTGATTTGTGAATATAGAAAACTAAGAAGCCAAGTGCAGAAAGCATGTAAACGTCGTGTTCGAGTATTTAAAGCACAACTAGCATTAGATAAAAGTAATCCTAAAAGGGTGTACGCTTATGCTAAGGTGCAACAGAATGCTCATGTATCTATAAGTGCTATATTTGATGCGAAAGGTGAAACGTTAACAGAGGGAATACATATTGCAAACAGACTTTACGAACACTTCAAATCAGTTTTTGTTAATGATAGTAAAAGTAGTCAGTTTCCTATTTTTGGGAGAAGGCATTATCAAGAGGACTTAGGCGATATAATCATTAATTTTGAAGCAACGCTAGCTTATTTGAAAGGTTTGAACCCAAATAAATCTATTGGTGCTGATAACATTAGTCCAAAGGTACTTAAAGAATGCGCAGCTCAAATGACTTACCCTCTTACTTTACTTTACAATAAAGCACTGTCCGAAGGCTCAACACCTTCAGCTTGGAAACAGTCACACGTCACACCGCTGTTTTAAAAAGGAAGTCGTCTTGATGCCGCTAATTACAGACCAGTGTCTATCACATCAGCTCCATGTAAAGTATTGGAAAAGATTATCAGGGAACAGATAactaaatatcttgaaaaaacgAGCAGCATCTCACATAATCAACATGGATTTATGTCCAAAAAAGGATGCACTTCTAACTTATTGGAGAGTGTCGACTACATCACGAAAGCGttaagtaaaagaaattttgtcGATATTGCATTTTTGGACTTCgcgaaagcgtttgataaagtttctcACCGTAGACTACTTCATAAATTGAAAGCATATGGGATTAATGGCAATGTTCTAAAATGGATTGAGTCATTTTTGATTAGTAGAATGCAGCGAACTGTTTTAGGTGAACACTCTAGCGACTGGACCGATGTTCTAAGCGGAGTTCCTCAAGGGTCTGTACTTGGTCCaacattatttatcattatataaatgacttaacgGATAAGTTAAAATCAGTTCATAAAATCTATGCTGACTATACTAAACTGTTACAAGAAATAAGACCTGAGTTTCACGATGCTGATTGCCTGATCCTCCAAAACGATTTAAACATTGTCACAGAATGGTCAAACGAATAGAGTTAAATGTTAGATTAAGTCTCTTAGGAGACGTGGCGACTTAATCCAACAGTTTAAGCTAGAAAACGGTTTTGAGAGTATCAATTGGCATAATCCACCAATTTGCAGATCATCTTCCAATGTCCTAATGCGTGAATTCACATATAATAATGCTCGTcacaatttttactattatttattactatcaCTAATATATTACTGCTACTATTTAGCCTATATAAGTCAATAAACAATTTTCACAAATCTCctacttattttacaaaaaaaatttcaaaaagttaacaaaaaaaaagagtgaaaaACTAGAGTCACTAAAAAACTTACTAAACTAGTGATGTGTAAAAGTATAAAACCtacatttttggaaaatttatcTAGGTGTTGTTGCGACTCTATCGCAATACCACTTTAATTATaccttaaatattttcaataatttgaactatctttattctttatctgcatatattaaaaaaaaatttttaatcaaaaattattatttcacaCATATTTTccttttcataaaaatgttcatttcataaatatttagcTAAAATTGAAGCAAATTACCTTAATAAAGGTAAAAATGTGTTGTatgtaaaggtaaaaaatgcttaaaaactaatgcatacaatatttttttaaatttttaattttttgtttaaaattttttgtttatttatttaaatttcatgcTATACTTTGCTATAAAATGCTCTTATATCCAAACAttttgttggcttagcatataGGAACAGCCAGAAATAGTCATAAAGACTAATCTAAGGTATTGTCCGTTATTGACTTAGCGTTCGTAATTGAATTAGCGCACCGGggtcaagcgctgagttggtgGTAACTAGATTTGAACTCGCATGGCTCAAAAGTCCGGGTTTAAACAATTCGTTTGACGCTCAAACGAACTGAGCTATCCAGCCACAGATacagcttttcttttttttagttatatgttattgtaaaatattttttcgttacatgttaaaataaaatattttttaattacatgttttaataaaatatatttaagttttatttgattttaattaaggTGTAGTTTAGAGTAGTAACCAAAGTTTTATAAATCcacatttatatacattgtaaaGTAACCAGCTGGATTTTCTACAGTACAACTATATTCTCCAGATCGAGCTTTAGTTTTAGGAATAATCAACCTGGTTTCTTCACTACCATACTCTTTTGGCAAATCATCACCATCGTACTTCCAAAGTATTTTAGGTGTTGGAATACCTGTGATAAATAGTCGTTAAATAGTTgcaataattgttaaaaataataaaaaaataacatcatcattaataatattattaacaatagtaataaaaacaacaacaataataacaaaaatagtaacattattagaaacaaaaacaaaaacaacaacaacaacaaaaacaaaaacgacgacaacaacaacaagaacaaaaacaacaaaaataacaacagcaaaaacaacaacaatagcaataTCAACAACAATAACAGCAGCAGCAGCAACAACAACGTTTTAATGATAACCATATAGAAGGTTATTACCATTATTGTATATCAGTATTGAACATAATAATTGTTAATCGTGATCATATATTCTGCCTAGAAAAGCTTAGACACAGTaacttgaaaaattgtttttgagtgtttttttgaaaacgtaACATTTACAGTAACTCTACGCGGTTTCATGTAATTTGGGACATAATTTATTACTACTTTTGAGATATTAatgaacaaaatgtttttagttttatacatacttattttgaaagaatattttaacattattgtttaa encodes:
- the LOC136076064 gene encoding uncharacterized protein LOC136076064, giving the protein MVVYHYIRVAIYIKRDLVVNEVSDRHLREILNNSKSEQIWCEIKIGNKIVLIGCVYRPPLSHINDINKTTILAKQAVDRKAYSCMLLAGDFNFPDIKWHDDDRIELLSVQNSAASVFLDTLANHNLEKFVDFSTFEASIGKAKNILGLIITNLTTRVINLSSSLSLCNSSQGYRILRWDYVVLSKNEISFSNKNYDFNKGDYINFGKNIMETNWKQLFENKNTNECYELFCNKYDKLSKQFIPLKKVHTTINTPWMNKKLRSQVQKACKRRVRVFKAQLALDKSNPKRVYAYAKVQQNAHVSISAIFDAKGETLTEGIHIANRLYEHFKSVFVNDSKSSQFPIFGRRHYQEDLGDIIINFEATLAYLKGLNPNKSIGADNISPKVLKECAAQMTYPLTLLYNKALSEGSTPSAWKQSHVTPLF